In Terriglobus sp. TAA 43, a single window of DNA contains:
- a CDS encoding DinB family protein: MTIAEVLLADLAPEAANTRRILERVPADKADWKPHDKSMKLGALAAHVAGLAHFGHVILTTPQMNMQTDKFPKYVFTTSEEAVQVAADAFEKVRGALAVTSDDQFQEHWKLLFGDMLIADAPRLQLYRSMFFNHLIHHRGQLTVYLRLLDVKVPGIYGPSADEPFGG; encoded by the coding sequence ATGACCATCGCAGAAGTATTGCTGGCGGATCTCGCTCCGGAGGCGGCGAACACACGCCGCATTCTGGAGCGTGTTCCTGCGGATAAGGCTGATTGGAAACCGCACGATAAATCCATGAAGCTTGGTGCGCTGGCCGCCCACGTTGCAGGGTTGGCGCATTTCGGTCATGTGATCCTGACGACGCCGCAGATGAACATGCAGACGGACAAGTTCCCGAAGTATGTTTTCACCACGTCGGAAGAGGCCGTGCAGGTCGCTGCGGACGCCTTCGAGAAGGTTCGTGGTGCTTTGGCAGTGACGTCGGACGACCAATTTCAGGAGCACTGGAAGCTTCTGTTTGGTGACATGCTGATTGCAGACGCGCCGCGGTTGCAGCTTTACCGCTCCATGTTCTTCAACCACCTGATTCATCATCGCGGACAGTTGACGGTGTATCTGCGGTTGCTGGACGTTAAGGTGCCAGGTATCTACGGACCATCCGCTGACGAGCCTTTCGGCGGCTGA
- a CDS encoding NIPSNAP family protein yields the protein MNRRNFIASAAAGMTAMATDSLPAAAQTAKASTEFYQLRRYSLRNGPELMLMQDYLEHALIPALNRMGIAKVGTFLLSIGPETPTYYALIPSTSAEQLLTLDLHLGDDAEFAKAANAFWTAPASAPAFQRSEVRMLSAFGGFPKLVAPKPGKRMFQLRTYESPSMAAHMKKVEMFESAEIGIFQRTGLTPVFFAHDLTGERLPSLTYMLTFTDVAELTEHWSVFGKDPQWKELSHKPGYTDPEIVSNITNLYLNPLPSSQI from the coding sequence TTGAACCGGCGCAACTTTATTGCAAGCGCGGCAGCAGGCATGACGGCCATGGCAACAGATTCACTTCCCGCAGCAGCACAGACTGCAAAAGCCTCCACAGAGTTCTACCAGCTGCGCCGCTACAGCCTGCGCAACGGCCCAGAGCTGATGCTGATGCAGGATTACCTGGAACATGCCCTCATTCCCGCGCTCAACCGCATGGGCATTGCCAAGGTAGGGACCTTTCTACTCTCCATCGGCCCGGAGACGCCCACTTACTACGCACTGATCCCTTCCACCTCCGCAGAACAATTGCTTACGCTGGACCTGCATTTGGGAGATGACGCGGAGTTCGCCAAAGCAGCCAATGCCTTTTGGACTGCTCCCGCGTCAGCACCCGCATTTCAACGCTCGGAAGTGCGCATGTTGTCAGCTTTTGGCGGCTTCCCAAAACTTGTCGCCCCCAAACCCGGCAAGCGCATGTTCCAGCTCCGTACCTATGAGAGCCCGAGCATGGCCGCACACATGAAGAAGGTTGAGATGTTCGAGTCCGCGGAGATCGGCATCTTCCAACGCACGGGGCTCACGCCTGTTTTCTTTGCACACGACCTTACCGGGGAGCGCCTGCCCAGCCTCACCTACATGCTCACCTTTACTGACGTCGCGGAACTGACGGAACATTGGTCCGTCTTCGGCAAAGATCCGCAGTGGAAAGAGTTGTCCCACAAGCCCGGCTACACGGATCCAGAGATCGTCAGCAACATCACGAACCTCTATCTGAATCCGCTGCCCAGCTCGCAAATTTAA
- a CDS encoding enoyl-ACP reductase: MIDLQGKTAVVFGLANKRSIAWAIAQKLSDAGAKVAICYQNERLKKEADGLIPELKDAKSFQCDVSIDAEIDRVAEELKAAYGTVDIIVHSVAFAPPDAIKSDFLLTKREDFRIALDVSAYSLVAVSRALAPIMNEGGSILTLTYYGSEKVFPNYNVMGVAKAALEATVRYLAASLGPKGIRVNAISAGPIKTLAARGIGDFNKILDTVTERAPLHRNVETVEVGNTAAFLLSPLASGITGEITYVDCGYNVTGM; encoded by the coding sequence ATGATTGATCTGCAGGGTAAGACCGCGGTTGTATTCGGGCTGGCGAACAAGCGTTCCATTGCATGGGCTATTGCGCAGAAGCTGAGCGATGCCGGTGCTAAGGTGGCCATCTGCTACCAGAACGAGCGCCTGAAGAAGGAAGCCGACGGGCTGATTCCGGAACTGAAGGATGCGAAGAGCTTCCAATGCGACGTGTCCATCGATGCTGAGATTGATCGTGTCGCGGAAGAGTTGAAGGCGGCTTACGGCACTGTGGATATCATCGTGCACTCGGTTGCATTTGCGCCGCCGGATGCCATCAAGAGCGATTTCTTGCTGACGAAGCGTGAAGACTTCCGCATTGCGCTGGATGTGAGCGCATACTCTCTCGTTGCTGTGTCGCGCGCGCTGGCTCCGATCATGAACGAGGGCGGCAGCATTCTGACGCTGACCTACTACGGTAGCGAAAAGGTCTTCCCGAACTACAACGTGATGGGTGTGGCGAAGGCCGCTCTGGAAGCCACAGTGCGTTACCTTGCGGCATCGCTGGGACCGAAAGGCATTCGTGTGAACGCGATTTCTGCAGGCCCCATCAAGACGCTTGCCGCACGCGGCATCGGCGACTTCAACAAGATTCTGGATACTGTGACAGAGCGCGCTCCGTTGCACCGCAACGTGGAGACGGTGGAAGTAGGTAACACCGCTGCATTCCTTCTGTCGCCGTTGGCCAGCGGTATCACTGGCGAAATCACGTACGTGGACTGCGGTTATAACGTCACCGGCATGTAA
- the moaA gene encoding GTP 3',8-cyclase MoaA: MATVSRLVGTEERLRDSFGRVITDLRVAVTDRCNYRCVYCRTGNSSGGGYSELPLADYAHMVRLLVGLGIEKIRLTGGEPLLREDLPELIRSVRAMRRAFDDAGLPTSDGGPLDIALTTNGHLLAPIAKDLKAAGLDRITVSMDAVDEETFARVTRVPRAFGRVLDGIHAAQDAGLAPVKVNCVLLRGWNDNQVEAFAGFARREDVVLRFIEFMPLEEDRTWSRDAVVTEAEILERLGAVWPLVPLPPNSVSETARRYGFADGRGEIGIIAPVSRPFCGHCSRLRLTSDGKLRTCLFSQVDYDLYRKMEEGVADTELEAYIRSVVRGKEERHHIGEAGFEKPSRSMVQIGG; this comes from the coding sequence ATGGCAACAGTCTCACGACTTGTGGGAACCGAGGAGCGATTGCGCGACAGTTTCGGTAGAGTTATTACCGATCTGCGTGTCGCCGTAACGGATCGCTGCAACTATCGTTGCGTCTACTGCCGTACAGGGAACTCTTCTGGTGGTGGGTACTCAGAATTGCCGCTGGCGGACTATGCGCACATGGTGCGGCTTCTGGTCGGCCTCGGGATAGAGAAAATACGCCTGACGGGTGGCGAGCCGCTGTTACGTGAGGATTTGCCCGAGCTCATTCGCAGTGTCAGGGCAATGCGGCGCGCCTTCGATGATGCGGGACTGCCGACCTCCGACGGCGGACCCCTGGATATCGCTCTGACAACCAACGGCCATCTACTGGCGCCCATCGCGAAGGACCTGAAGGCGGCGGGACTGGATCGCATCACGGTGAGCATGGATGCCGTTGATGAGGAGACATTTGCACGTGTGACGCGGGTGCCTCGGGCCTTTGGGCGTGTCCTCGACGGCATTCATGCGGCGCAGGATGCCGGACTGGCGCCAGTGAAGGTGAATTGCGTTCTGCTGCGCGGCTGGAACGACAATCAGGTGGAAGCCTTTGCCGGGTTTGCACGCCGCGAAGATGTGGTTTTGCGGTTTATCGAGTTCATGCCGCTGGAGGAAGATCGCACATGGTCCCGCGATGCCGTCGTAACAGAGGCAGAAATTCTGGAACGGCTGGGCGCGGTGTGGCCACTGGTTCCGTTGCCACCGAACAGCGTCAGTGAAACGGCACGCCGCTACGGATTTGCCGATGGGCGTGGAGAGATCGGGATCATTGCGCCGGTGTCGCGGCCGTTTTGTGGACACTGTTCACGTCTGCGGTTGACTAGCGATGGCAAGCTGCGGACCTGCCTGTTCTCACAGGTTGATTACGATCTTTACAGGAAGATGGAAGAGGGAGTCGCAGATACGGAATTAGAAGCGTACATTCGAAGTGTGGTGCGTGGAAAAGAAGAGCGACACCACATTGGCGAAGCAGGATTTGAAAAACCATCTCGTTCCATGGTGCAGATCGGCGGATGA
- a CDS encoding glycosyltransferase, giving the protein MAEPGTREQKPIFYDEKRRRWKRLRRVLDISAAVGLLTFIVFVLGVIRMRPLPELLLEPAKHNYRAQNSRNILSDDKAKKVRSAHRKTDRNASDITLNSDEGLRAAFYVEWDPASYSSLKAHAKQLDMVFADWLHVITPDGKLTGYNSEFQKFDVIDSSGVHPVDIGRKVERTLTAAASGTELFPMVSNSVINADFSDTVGAFLESPTARQHFLDQLMRFVTSNPRYRGISFDFESMPAEAQPGYRQLISDAYIALHVRGLKLYINTPVADDDWDLKYMAAHSDGLLLMNYDQHQSESEAGPIAGQDWFVKNLQDVLKQVPKDKIIVDIGSYGYDWITTLPSADQPAKKGHRAKKTGPVKPELVRVDNMSLQGIWQTASDSGSYVDLDDASLNPHITYDDEDQHQRHQVWFLDGVTILNEMRAARRLGLQTFSLWRLGSEDQSLWKIWDQPMRSNPLVELADVAPGYDLDIEGMGDIMHVSGRPKNGRRTMTIDDDSKLVDSETLTSYPLSYSVDYFGYHPKKLVISFDDGPDPVWTPRILDVLNKYGVKGVFFMIGEEADNNVGVMQRVYREGHEIGNHTFTHPDISAISNREVDVQMNLTERLFAAKLGVQPLYFRPPYDIDEQPDTNDQAAPMERVQARGYIVVGNKIDTNDWQETPKKTPQEVVDSVLQQLDDMKDRPDKAGSIILMHDGGGDRSVTVASLPLLITTLRAKGYEFVTVADLVGKSREQVMPPIKGWRNKFLAQVDSLAFFGLATFNHFVVAVFFIGDILMSGRLIIIGLFAIIDRFRRRKNFAGPDYQPRVAVLIPAYNEEKVIVRTIRSVMMSTYKNLHIIVIDDGSKDRTAEIAREAYPEDIASGRLTVVKKENAGKAEALNYALQNYVHEEIYVGIDADTVIAHDAIARLVPHFANPQIGAVAGNAKVGNRVNLWTRWQALEYITSQNFERRALDLFDVVVVVPGAIGAWRTEAVHKGGGYHSNTVAEDADLTMILLEQGLSVIYEDRALAFTEAPINMNGLMRQRFRWSFGIMQAVFKHIGAVTKRRAMGLFALPNIIIFQILLPLVSPLIDLMFVASFLKFLYDHHFHPESASSASFVKLLYFFLAFMVIDFSASALAFLLERKHPASKGDMWLLMHIWIQRFTYRQVFSVVLFKTIKRVIDGRPFSWDKLERTAQMSKSTDQMLNGAPSPK; this is encoded by the coding sequence ATGGCAGAACCAGGTACGCGAGAACAGAAGCCGATTTTTTACGATGAGAAACGACGCCGGTGGAAGCGGCTGCGGCGAGTTCTGGACATCTCCGCGGCCGTCGGACTACTGACGTTCATCGTGTTCGTGCTGGGCGTGATCCGGATGCGGCCCCTGCCTGAGCTATTGCTGGAGCCGGCGAAACACAATTATCGCGCGCAGAACTCGCGGAACATCCTGTCCGATGACAAGGCAAAGAAGGTGCGTTCGGCGCACCGCAAAACAGACCGTAACGCTTCCGACATTACGCTGAACTCGGATGAAGGTCTGCGTGCCGCGTTCTACGTCGAATGGGACCCGGCCAGTTACAGTTCGCTGAAGGCTCATGCCAAACAGCTCGACATGGTGTTCGCGGACTGGCTCCACGTCATTACGCCAGATGGCAAACTGACCGGCTACAACAGCGAGTTTCAGAAGTTTGACGTAATCGATTCGTCCGGCGTGCATCCGGTGGACATTGGCCGCAAGGTAGAGCGGACGTTGACAGCCGCCGCATCGGGTACAGAGTTGTTCCCGATGGTCAGCAACTCCGTCATTAATGCGGACTTCTCGGATACCGTTGGGGCGTTTCTTGAGAGCCCTACCGCACGCCAGCATTTTCTGGATCAGTTGATGCGGTTTGTGACGTCGAATCCGCGCTATCGCGGTATTTCGTTCGACTTTGAAAGCATGCCTGCTGAGGCACAGCCCGGCTATCGGCAACTGATCAGCGACGCCTACATCGCTCTTCACGTGCGGGGCCTGAAGTTGTATATCAATACCCCTGTTGCCGACGATGACTGGGACCTGAAGTACATGGCCGCGCACTCTGACGGACTGTTGCTGATGAACTATGACCAGCATCAATCGGAGAGCGAGGCCGGACCGATTGCAGGACAGGACTGGTTTGTGAAAAACCTGCAGGATGTCCTAAAGCAGGTGCCAAAGGACAAAATCATCGTCGACATCGGTAGCTATGGCTATGACTGGATTACGACGTTGCCGTCCGCAGATCAGCCAGCGAAGAAGGGCCATCGCGCGAAGAAAACCGGGCCGGTAAAGCCGGAGTTGGTGCGCGTCGATAACATGTCCTTGCAGGGGATATGGCAAACAGCATCCGACTCAGGGTCATATGTCGATCTGGATGATGCGTCGCTGAATCCACACATCACTTACGACGATGAAGATCAGCACCAGCGTCATCAGGTTTGGTTCCTTGATGGTGTAACGATCTTGAACGAGATGCGCGCGGCACGACGGCTTGGACTGCAGACATTCTCATTGTGGCGATTGGGATCGGAAGATCAGTCACTATGGAAGATCTGGGATCAGCCGATGCGATCGAATCCGTTGGTTGAGCTTGCCGATGTTGCACCGGGATACGACCTGGATATTGAAGGCATGGGCGACATCATGCACGTCTCTGGCAGGCCGAAGAACGGCCGCCGCACGATGACGATCGACGATGACTCCAAGCTTGTCGACAGCGAGACGTTGACGAGTTATCCGCTTTCGTATTCGGTGGATTACTTTGGCTATCACCCAAAGAAGCTGGTGATTTCTTTCGACGATGGTCCCGATCCTGTATGGACGCCGCGCATTCTCGATGTGCTGAACAAGTACGGCGTAAAGGGCGTCTTCTTCATGATTGGAGAAGAAGCGGATAACAACGTCGGCGTGATGCAACGCGTGTATCGCGAAGGTCACGAAATCGGCAATCACACATTCACGCATCCCGATATCTCGGCCATTAGCAATCGCGAAGTAGACGTGCAGATGAATCTGACGGAGCGGTTGTTTGCTGCAAAGCTCGGCGTGCAGCCCCTGTACTTCCGTCCGCCCTATGACATCGACGAGCAGCCGGATACCAATGATCAGGCCGCGCCGATGGAGCGCGTGCAGGCTCGTGGCTACATTGTGGTGGGCAACAAGATTGACACAAATGATTGGCAGGAGACACCAAAGAAGACACCGCAAGAGGTTGTCGACAGTGTGCTCCAGCAACTGGATGACATGAAGGATCGCCCGGATAAGGCGGGTTCCATCATCCTGATGCATGACGGTGGTGGTGATCGTTCTGTGACGGTGGCGTCGCTGCCGCTGTTGATTACGACTCTGCGTGCGAAGGGCTATGAATTTGTCACTGTGGCAGATCTTGTAGGCAAGAGCCGTGAGCAGGTGATGCCGCCCATTAAGGGATGGCGCAACAAGTTCCTGGCGCAGGTGGATTCGCTGGCTTTCTTCGGGCTGGCAACGTTCAATCATTTCGTCGTTGCTGTCTTCTTCATTGGCGACATCCTAATGAGCGGTCGCCTCATCATCATCGGTCTCTTCGCCATCATTGATCGCTTCCGTCGCAGGAAGAACTTTGCGGGGCCGGACTATCAGCCTCGCGTTGCCGTGTTGATTCCTGCGTACAACGAAGAGAAGGTGATTGTTCGCACCATCCGCAGCGTGATGATGAGCACGTACAAGAACCTGCACATCATCGTGATTGATGACGGATCAAAAGATCGCACGGCAGAGATCGCGCGCGAAGCGTACCCCGAGGACATTGCCAGCGGACGTTTGACCGTAGTGAAGAAGGAAAATGCGGGCAAAGCAGAGGCTCTCAACTATGCGCTGCAAAACTATGTTCACGAAGAAATCTACGTGGGCATCGATGCAGACACAGTAATTGCACACGATGCCATCGCACGGTTGGTTCCTCACTTTGCTAATCCGCAGATCGGCGCGGTGGCAGGCAATGCGAAGGTAGGCAATCGCGTCAACCTGTGGACGCGCTGGCAGGCGCTCGAATACATTACCAGCCAAAACTTTGAGCGCCGTGCATTGGATCTGTTCGATGTCGTTGTCGTTGTGCCAGGGGCCATCGGTGCATGGCGCACAGAGGCGGTTCACAAGGGCGGCGGTTATCACTCCAACACCGTTGCGGAAGATGCTGATCTGACGATGATCCTGCTGGAGCAGGGGCTTAGCGTGATCTACGAGGACCGCGCACTGGCATTTACGGAAGCTCCAATCAACATGAATGGGTTGATGCGGCAGCGTTTCCGCTGGTCGTTTGGCATCATGCAGGCGGTGTTCAAGCACATTGGTGCGGTTACCAAGCGTCGTGCGATGGGGCTGTTTGCTTTGCCAAACATCATCATCTTTCAGATTCTGTTGCCGCTCGTGTCACCGTTGATTGACCTGATGTTTGTCGCCAGCTTCCTGAAGTTTCTCTATGACCACCATTTCCATCCGGAATCGGCTTCAAGCGCCAGTTTTGTGAAGCTGCTGTACTTCTTTCTGGCGTTTATGGTGATTGATTTCTCAGCGTCGGCGTTGGCCTTCCTGCTGGAGAGGAAGCATCCTGCCAGCAAAGGCGATATGTGGCTGCTGATGCATATCTGGATCCAGAGATTTACGTATCGCCAGGTGTTCAGCGTGGTGCTGTTCAAGACGATCAAGCGTGTGATCGATGGCCGCCCCTTCAGTTGGGACAAACTGGAGCGCACCGCGCAGATGAGCAAATCAACAGACCAGATGCTGAATGGTGCGCCGTCGCCAAAGTAG
- a CDS encoding EVE domain-containing protein, with amino-acid sequence MNYLLKSEPDKYSYDDLLRDGETDWDGIKNPQALMTLRNMKKGEHAVIYHSNVGKEAVGTATVQSVDASDPKNPIVKLKVGKRLKRPKPLAEIRDAGVFQGSIMFRQFRLSVVPLTDEQYDWLIHG; translated from the coding sequence ATGAACTATCTGCTGAAGTCAGAACCGGACAAGTATTCCTACGACGACCTGCTGCGCGATGGCGAAACCGATTGGGACGGCATCAAGAATCCGCAGGCGCTCATGACGCTTCGCAACATGAAAAAAGGCGAGCACGCGGTCATCTATCACTCCAACGTTGGCAAGGAAGCCGTGGGCACGGCCACCGTGCAAAGTGTGGATGCCAGCGATCCGAAGAATCCAATCGTAAAGCTGAAAGTGGGCAAACGACTCAAACGGCCCAAGCCGTTGGCTGAGATTCGTGATGCCGGTGTGTTTCAGGGCAGCATCATGTTCCGGCAATTTCGGCTGAGCGTTGTGCCGCTGACCGATGAGCAGTACGACTGGCTGATCCACGGATAG
- a CDS encoding glycosyltransferase family 39 protein has product MHAALTDISDKQRHRGLVAAFLLACGFLLRFYFLQKHAFLAADSILYQDIALNWLHHHIYGLTEGVQIRATLIRLPGYPSILAALSWLFDRFLHATPGTLRSFLPLLWLQIAADLATCCIVAIMARKIGGTACGLAALALACLCPFTANYAVAPLTETFTLFFLALAFYLLQHWLDDRRTRWVVPLAFALSCSVLLRPDEGLLAVALLPVLLMGGRHKPLLQRLQPATLCVVLTALPFVPWTIRNYSTFHVFQPIAPKQAVDPGEPAPIHFERWFRTWGVDFTATQDAYWNYPEDLINTADLPDRAFDSPSQRQQTEKLLQQAGYEGKLNPQVEAGFETLARERVATHPLRYYLVLPLARLTNMLFHPRTEMLPVAERWWQFSKHPWQTIFALAYGALNLAYFFAAIAGLRSALKRERLLVLSMAGYIALRCLLLLTLDNPEQRYTLEFFPLLIVFAACLWMNPRQPPKGSSADGP; this is encoded by the coding sequence ATGCACGCCGCGCTGACAGACATTTCGGACAAGCAGCGCCACCGCGGTCTCGTTGCGGCATTCCTTCTCGCTTGCGGGTTCCTGCTGCGCTTCTATTTCCTGCAAAAACACGCGTTCCTTGCTGCCGACTCGATTCTTTATCAAGACATTGCGCTCAACTGGCTGCACCACCACATCTATGGCCTGACTGAGGGTGTGCAGATACGGGCCACGTTGATCCGTCTTCCCGGCTATCCGTCCATACTGGCTGCACTTTCGTGGCTCTTTGACCGTTTTCTCCACGCCACGCCCGGCACGCTGCGCAGCTTTCTGCCACTGCTGTGGCTACAGATTGCCGCAGACCTCGCTACCTGCTGCATCGTTGCCATCATGGCTCGAAAGATCGGTGGAACCGCCTGCGGCCTGGCAGCGCTGGCACTTGCCTGCCTCTGCCCGTTCACTGCCAACTACGCGGTCGCCCCGCTCACCGAGACCTTCACGCTCTTCTTCCTCGCGCTGGCGTTTTATCTGCTTCAGCACTGGCTTGACGACCGTCGCACACGCTGGGTTGTTCCACTGGCGTTTGCCTTATCCTGCAGTGTCCTGCTGCGACCAGACGAAGGACTGCTCGCGGTCGCCCTCCTGCCCGTACTTCTCATGGGAGGCAGGCACAAGCCTCTATTGCAGCGTCTGCAGCCTGCGACGCTGTGCGTTGTCCTGACCGCACTCCCCTTCGTGCCGTGGACCATTCGCAACTACAGCACCTTCCACGTGTTCCAGCCGATCGCACCCAAACAGGCTGTGGACCCGGGCGAACCGGCTCCCATTCATTTTGAACGCTGGTTCCGTACCTGGGGGGTCGACTTCACGGCGACGCAGGATGCTTATTGGAACTACCCGGAAGATCTCATCAACACCGCCGATCTCCCCGACCGTGCCTTCGACAGCCCTTCACAGCGTCAACAGACCGAGAAGCTGCTCCAACAGGCTGGTTACGAGGGCAAGCTGAATCCACAGGTGGAGGCGGGCTTTGAGACTCTTGCGCGGGAACGCGTCGCAACACATCCTTTGCGCTATTACCTTGTGCTGCCTCTTGCGCGCCTGACCAACATGCTGTTCCATCCGCGCACGGAAATGTTGCCCGTCGCTGAACGCTGGTGGCAATTCAGCAAACATCCTTGGCAAACCATATTTGCGCTGGCTTATGGGGCGCTGAATCTCGCTTATTTCTTCGCGGCTATCGCAGGACTCCGCAGCGCGCTGAAACGCGAAAGGCTGCTCGTGTTGTCGATGGCTGGATACATCGCTCTGCGATGCCTCCTTCTTCTCACCCTCGACAACCCTGAGCAGCGCTATACGCTGGAGTTTTTTCCGTTGCTGATCGTCTTCGCTGCGTGCCTCTGGATGAATCCACGTCAGCCGCCGAAAGGCTCGTCAGCGGATGGTCCGTAG
- a CDS encoding sensor domain-containing diguanylate cyclase, with translation MIGRKSQKDLELEFAQAWQQDYTRLFHDVARALTSTLELEIVLTTVMTKMAQVFQPERWSMMLVDKEKNDLFYAIAAGEDSNSLRGLRVPMGEGVAGWVAHSGNPVVVPDTSIDPQWQDFSKRNPTLNIQSIACVPVRSSEGVLGVIQLLNSKVDLLSDFSIQFLRVLCDFSAIAIRNAADMKRIHLLSITDDCTGLFNARHLYTLLEEQLSRTDKAPFSLLFIDLDHFKSVNDTHGHLIGSRLLSEVGEMIRSVIGPDIPAFRYGGDEFVVLLPNHDRLKGRDMAMQLFRALRERSFVEDKGLFLRLRGSFGMATYPDDALTVEGIIKAADDMMYHVKGTTRNNLAIAGIGSILKDGELSMRESKVRNAVEPAREHVALPAGSHRD, from the coding sequence ATGATAGGAAGAAAATCACAGAAAGATCTTGAACTCGAGTTTGCGCAGGCATGGCAGCAGGACTATACGCGCCTGTTTCATGATGTTGCGCGGGCGCTAACCTCCACGCTCGAACTGGAGATTGTCCTTACCACGGTCATGACCAAGATGGCCCAGGTCTTCCAGCCTGAGCGCTGGTCGATGATGCTGGTGGACAAGGAAAAGAACGATCTCTTTTATGCAATCGCGGCCGGAGAAGATTCCAACAGCCTGCGAGGGCTTCGAGTTCCCATGGGCGAGGGCGTTGCTGGCTGGGTGGCCCATTCTGGAAACCCTGTCGTGGTTCCGGATACATCGATCGATCCGCAATGGCAGGACTTTTCGAAGCGAAATCCAACCTTAAATATCCAGTCGATTGCCTGCGTTCCGGTCCGTTCTTCTGAAGGCGTGCTGGGTGTGATCCAGTTGCTGAACAGCAAGGTGGATCTGCTGAGTGACTTTTCCATCCAGTTTTTGCGCGTGTTGTGCGATTTCAGCGCGATTGCGATTCGTAACGCGGCCGACATGAAGCGCATTCACCTGCTGTCGATCACGGATGATTGCACTGGTTTGTTTAATGCGCGTCATCTGTACACGCTGCTGGAAGAACAGCTTTCGCGAACAGACAAGGCACCCTTCAGCCTGCTCTTTATCGATTTGGACCATTTTAAGAGCGTGAATGATACGCACGGTCACCTGATCGGTAGTCGTTTGCTGTCGGAAGTGGGCGAGATGATTCGCAGCGTAATCGGGCCTGATATACCAGCGTTCCGCTATGGCGGTGATGAGTTTGTGGTGCTGCTTCCGAACCATGATCGTCTGAAAGGACGCGACATGGCCATGCAGCTTTTCCGTGCGTTGCGTGAGCGTTCGTTTGTGGAAGATAAAGGCCTTTTCCTGCGTCTTCGCGGCTCGTTCGGCATGGCAACATACCCGGACGATGCGCTCACCGTGGAAGGCATCATCAAGGCCGCCGACGACATGATGTATCACGTAAAGGGAACGACGCGTAACAATCTTGCTATCGCCGGTATCGGTTCCATCCTCAAAGACGGAGAACTGAGTATGCGCGAGTCTAAGGTCCGGAACGCCGTGGAGCCAGCACGGGAGCATGTCGCGCTTCCGGCAGGATCGCATCGCGATTAA
- the msrA gene encoding peptide-methionine (S)-S-oxide reductase MsrA, protein MAKAKATFAAGCFWGVEARLAEISGVLETAVGYEGGTLNNPTYKDVCTDQTGHAEVVEVTFDPSRVSYDALLDHFFALHDPTQLNRQGPDWGTQYRSVIFTHNEEQDREAKAKIAELNAAGVFRGPIATVVESASSFWKAEEYHQRYLEKRGMVACHI, encoded by the coding sequence GTGGCAAAGGCAAAAGCAACATTTGCAGCAGGTTGTTTCTGGGGCGTAGAAGCCCGTTTGGCAGAGATTTCCGGGGTTTTGGAAACGGCCGTTGGATACGAGGGTGGTACTTTAAACAACCCAACTTACAAGGATGTCTGTACCGATCAGACAGGTCATGCGGAGGTGGTTGAGGTCACATTCGATCCCAGCCGCGTGAGTTATGACGCGTTGCTCGATCATTTTTTTGCACTGCACGACCCCACGCAGCTCAACCGGCAGGGTCCGGACTGGGGAACGCAGTATCGCAGCGTTATCTTCACCCACAATGAGGAGCAAGATCGCGAGGCGAAAGCAAAGATCGCTGAACTCAATGCTGCCGGGGTTTTCCGTGGGCCGATTGCCACCGTGGTGGAGTCCGCCTCCAGCTTCTGGAAAGCCGAAGAGTACCACCAGCGCTATCTCGAAAAACGCGGCATGGTGGCCTGTCACATTTAA